In Burkholderia contaminans, the following proteins share a genomic window:
- a CDS encoding CreA family protein, whose translation MKHRLLSSAPFALLLSAFAAAPLAHAEEVGSVNTHFRVTGSDRVVVEAYDDPVVNGVTCYVSRARTGGIKGTLGVAEDPSEASIACRQVGPISFKEPLKQQTDVFSERMSFIFKTLHVVRVVDTKRNTIVYLTYSDRIVSGSPKNAVTAVPMPAGTTIPVK comes from the coding sequence ATGAAGCACCGCCTCCTGAGCTCAGCCCCCTTCGCCCTCCTGCTTTCCGCGTTCGCCGCGGCACCGCTCGCGCACGCGGAGGAAGTCGGCAGCGTCAACACCCACTTCCGCGTCACGGGCTCCGATCGCGTGGTCGTCGAGGCGTACGACGATCCGGTCGTGAACGGCGTGACCTGCTACGTGTCGCGCGCCCGCACCGGCGGGATCAAGGGCACGCTCGGCGTCGCCGAGGATCCGAGCGAAGCGTCGATCGCATGCCGGCAAGTCGGCCCGATCAGCTTCAAGGAGCCGCTCAAGCAGCAGACCGACGTGTTCAGCGAGCGCATGTCGTTCATCTTCAAGACCCTGCACGTCGTGCGCGTGGTCGACACCAAGCGCAACACGATCGTCTACCTGACCTACAGCGACCGCATCGTCAGCGGCAGCCCGAAGAACGCCGTCACCGCGGTACCGATGCCGGCCGGCACGACGATTCCGGTCAAGTAA
- the norM gene encoding multidrug efflux MATE transporter NorM — MSHSGLTRTAAAPPSLSSHAADTARLAAPLAIAQLSQMAMSVTDTVLLGSLGPDSLAAGGLGANFFFVIVTVLQGVLSSVSVSVAHARGAKADERVPHIYWTGFALSVLLAIPAIVALSLSEPILLMFHEPPLLAHHVGEYTGILRFAALGSLIGVGLMRAFLPAIGAARRLLWVSIGGVGVNGVLNYGLIHGAFGLPRLGFLGSAVATTITIWLTAFALIWLLHGRQRFRHFVTAARPKLPMMGELIGIGWPVAITYGVESTLFLATGLTIGVLGATSLAAHQIALNVASVAFMVPLAIGQAANVRVGYWVGAGAPVAARHAGFVALGLGVAFMTLSGIVLIVAPHAIVGLYLNLDDPANAATVSLAASLLGIAAVFQIVDGAQTVGSGALRGLKDTRIPMLAATLGYWGIGFPTGYWFAFHVGLGARGLWWGLAAGLASVAVLMAWRFHLKSASLVTSPH; from the coding sequence ATGTCGCATTCCGGTCTTACGCGGACGGCCGCCGCGCCGCCGTCCCTGTCCAGTCATGCCGCCGATACCGCGCGCCTTGCCGCGCCGCTCGCGATCGCGCAGCTCTCGCAGATGGCGATGAGCGTCACCGACACAGTGCTGCTCGGCTCGCTCGGCCCCGATTCGCTCGCGGCGGGCGGCCTCGGCGCGAACTTCTTCTTCGTCATCGTGACTGTGCTGCAAGGCGTGCTGTCGTCGGTCAGCGTCAGCGTCGCGCACGCGCGCGGCGCCAAGGCCGACGAGCGCGTCCCGCACATCTACTGGACCGGCTTCGCGCTGTCCGTGCTGCTCGCGATTCCGGCCATCGTCGCGCTGTCGCTGTCCGAACCGATCCTGCTGATGTTCCACGAGCCGCCGCTGCTCGCCCATCACGTCGGCGAATACACCGGCATCCTGCGCTTCGCCGCGCTCGGCAGCCTGATCGGCGTCGGGCTGATGCGCGCGTTCCTGCCGGCAATCGGTGCGGCGCGCCGGCTGCTGTGGGTGTCGATCGGCGGCGTCGGCGTGAACGGCGTGCTGAACTACGGGCTGATCCACGGCGCGTTCGGGCTGCCGCGCCTCGGCTTTCTCGGTTCGGCCGTCGCGACGACGATCACGATCTGGCTGACCGCATTCGCCCTGATCTGGCTGCTGCACGGCCGCCAGCGCTTCCGCCATTTCGTCACGGCCGCACGCCCGAAGCTGCCGATGATGGGCGAACTGATCGGCATCGGCTGGCCCGTGGCGATCACGTACGGGGTCGAGTCGACGCTGTTCCTCGCCACCGGCCTGACGATCGGCGTGCTCGGCGCGACGTCGCTGGCCGCACACCAGATCGCGCTGAACGTCGCGTCGGTGGCATTCATGGTGCCGCTCGCGATCGGCCAGGCCGCCAACGTGCGGGTCGGTTACTGGGTCGGCGCGGGGGCGCCCGTCGCCGCGCGGCATGCCGGCTTCGTCGCGCTCGGCCTCGGTGTCGCGTTCATGACGCTGTCGGGCATCGTGCTGATCGTCGCGCCGCATGCGATCGTCGGCCTGTACCTGAACCTCGACGATCCGGCCAACGCGGCCACCGTGTCGCTCGCCGCGTCGCTGCTCGGCATCGCCGCAGTGTTCCAGATCGTCGACGGCGCGCAGACCGTCGGATCCGGCGCGCTGCGCGGCCTGAAGGACACGCGCATCCCGATGCTCGCGGCGACCCTCGGCTACTGGGGTATCGGCTTTCCGACCGGCTACTGGTTCGCATTCCACGTGGGCCTCGGTGCCCGCGGCCTCTGGTGGGGCCTCGCGGCCGGCCTCGCGAGCGTGGCCGTGCTGATGGCGTGGCGCTTCCATCTGAAGAGCGCGTCGCTCGTGACGTCGCCGCACTGA
- a CDS encoding LutC/YkgG family protein, with protein MDTSAARRQILARIRAAQGRAAEPDAAERDGVADYLARHPEGPRPPVPADLVAAFVDEAARLSTSVDEVATLADVPAAAARYLCAHGLPTQAVAWRTLADFDWAGAGLSVECRKPRDGDLVGLTGCFCATAETGSLVLLSGPDTYASAGLLPETHIAIVPASRIVAGHEDAFALIRSERGELPRAVNFVSGPSRTGDIEQTIVLGAHGPYRVHVIVVRGA; from the coding sequence ATGGACACTTCCGCTGCCCGTCGCCAGATCCTCGCGCGCATTCGCGCGGCGCAGGGGCGCGCGGCCGAACCCGATGCGGCCGAGCGCGACGGCGTTGCCGACTATCTCGCCCGTCATCCGGAAGGCCCGCGCCCGCCGGTGCCGGCCGATCTCGTCGCTGCATTCGTCGACGAAGCGGCACGCCTGTCGACCTCGGTCGACGAAGTCGCGACGCTTGCCGACGTACCGGCCGCCGCGGCCCGCTACCTTTGCGCTCATGGCCTGCCGACGCAGGCCGTCGCGTGGCGCACGCTGGCCGATTTCGACTGGGCGGGCGCAGGCCTGTCGGTCGAATGCCGCAAGCCGCGCGATGGCGATCTGGTCGGCCTCACCGGCTGCTTTTGCGCGACCGCCGAAACGGGCTCGCTGGTGCTGCTGTCCGGCCCCGACACCTATGCGTCGGCCGGCCTGCTGCCGGAAACACATATCGCAATCGTTCCCGCGTCGCGGATCGTCGCCGGTCATGAAGACGCCTTTGCGCTGATCCGCTCGGAGCGTGGCGAATTGCCGCGCGCGGTCAACTTCGTATCGGGCCCGTCGCGCACGGGCGATATCGAGCAGACCATCGTGCTGGGCGCGCACGGCCCGTACCGCGTTCACGTGATCGTCGTACGGGGCGCATGA
- the fdxA gene encoding ferredoxin FdxA, translating to MTHVVTEGCIKCKYTDCVDVCPVDCFREGPNFLAIDPDECIDCAVCVAECPTNAIYAEEDVPGDQQQFTALNAELAKDWPSITKTKPAPADADEWKDVQDKLHLLER from the coding sequence ATGACTCACGTTGTGACCGAAGGCTGCATCAAGTGCAAATACACGGATTGCGTGGATGTGTGCCCGGTGGATTGCTTCCGTGAAGGTCCCAACTTTCTCGCCATCGATCCGGACGAGTGCATCGACTGCGCCGTGTGCGTCGCCGAGTGCCCGACCAATGCGATCTATGCCGAAGAAGACGTTCCGGGCGACCAGCAGCAGTTCACCGCGCTGAACGCCGAGCTGGCGAAGGACTGGCCGTCGATCACGAAGACCAAGCCGGCACCCGCCGACGCGGACGAGTGGAAGGACGTGCAGGACAAGCTGCACCTGCTCGAGCGCTGA
- the pncB gene encoding nicotinate phosphoribosyltransferase, whose translation MIITSLLDTDLYKFTMMQVVLHHFPAASVEYRFRCRTPGVDLVPYIDEIRDEVRGLCALRFSDVELDYLRRMRFIKSDFVDFLALFHLNEKYISITPSPKGNGEIDIEITGPWLHTILFEIPVLAIVNEVYFRNTQREPDYREGRERLREKIKLLGAKPEFADCKIADYGTRRRFSKVWHEEVALTLRDGLGPQFAGTSNVLYAMKHGITPLGTMAHEYLQACQALGPRLRDSQIYGFEMWAKEYRGDLGIALSDVYGMDAFLNDFDMYFCKLFDGARHDSGDPFEWGERMLRHYETNRCDPRTKVLVFSDALDIPKVMQLYERFRGRCKLAFGVGTNLTNDLGYVPLQIVIKMVRCNGQPVAKLSDSPGKSMCDDKAYLAYLRQVFGIAQPVEEDASK comes from the coding sequence ATGATCATCACTTCGCTGCTCGACACGGATCTCTACAAGTTCACGATGATGCAGGTCGTCCTGCATCACTTCCCCGCTGCAAGCGTCGAATACCGTTTCCGGTGCCGCACGCCCGGCGTCGATCTCGTGCCGTACATCGACGAGATCCGCGACGAGGTGCGCGGCCTGTGCGCGCTGCGTTTTTCCGACGTCGAACTCGACTACCTGCGGCGGATGCGTTTCATCAAGAGCGATTTCGTCGACTTCCTCGCGCTGTTCCACCTGAACGAGAAGTACATCTCGATCACGCCGTCGCCGAAGGGCAATGGTGAAATCGACATCGAGATCACGGGGCCGTGGCTGCACACGATCCTGTTCGAGATCCCGGTGCTCGCGATCGTCAACGAAGTGTATTTCCGCAATACCCAGCGCGAGCCCGACTATCGCGAAGGCCGCGAGCGGCTGCGCGAGAAGATCAAGCTGCTCGGTGCGAAGCCCGAATTCGCCGATTGCAAGATCGCCGACTACGGCACGCGCCGGCGCTTCTCGAAGGTCTGGCACGAGGAGGTCGCGCTCACGCTGCGCGACGGCCTCGGCCCGCAGTTCGCGGGCACGAGCAACGTGCTGTATGCGATGAAGCACGGCATCACGCCGCTCGGCACGATGGCGCACGAGTACTTGCAGGCCTGCCAGGCGCTCGGCCCGCGGTTGCGCGATTCGCAGATCTACGGCTTCGAGATGTGGGCGAAGGAATACCGCGGCGACCTCGGGATCGCGCTGTCGGACGTCTACGGGATGGATGCATTCCTGAACGACTTCGACATGTACTTCTGCAAGCTGTTCGACGGCGCACGCCACGATTCGGGCGATCCGTTCGAATGGGGCGAGCGGATGCTGCGCCATTACGAGACGAACCGTTGCGACCCGCGTACCAAGGTGCTCGTGTTCTCGGACGCGCTCGATATCCCGAAGGTCATGCAGTTGTACGAACGTTTCCGTGGCCGCTGCAAGCTCGCGTTCGGCGTCGGCACGAACCTCACCAACGATCTCGGCTACGTGCCGCTGCAGATCGTGATCAAGATGGTCCGCTGCAACGGCCAGCCGGTCGCGAAGCTGTCGGATTCGCCGGGCAAGAGCATGTGCGACGACAAGGCGTATCTCGCCTACCTGCGCCAGGTGTTCGGCATCGCGCAGCCGGTCGAGGAAGACGCGTCGAAGTAA
- the fumC gene encoding class II fumarate hydratase has product MNEAVRMERDTFGEIAVPADRLWGAQTERSLQNFRISTEKQSPELIHALAIVKRAAAAVNQSLGVLADDKARAIIDAADEIIAGKHPREFPLAVWQTGSGTQTNMNLNEVIANRASELMGGERGEARKVHPNDDVNRGQSSNDVFPTAMHVAAAYAIVNHLLPALRTLRTTLDAKSKAFADIVKIGRTHLQDATPLTLGQEFSGYVAQLDQGIRHVESALPHLYELALGGTAVGTGLNAHPEFAVRVADEIGRLAKLPFVTAPSKFEVMAAADALVFAHGALKTVAAGLMKIANDVRWLASGPRCGLGELSIPENEPGSSIMPGKVNPTQSEAVTMLCCQVFGNDVAVNVGGASGNFELNVFRPMIAHNVLQSVRLLADGAQSFNDHCAVGIEPNRSRIDLLLNESLMLVTALNPHIGYDKSAQIAKKAHKDGTTLKAAALALGYLTEAEFDAWVRPEQMIGSQ; this is encoded by the coding sequence ATGAACGAAGCAGTTCGGATGGAACGCGATACGTTCGGCGAAATCGCCGTGCCGGCCGACCGGCTCTGGGGCGCGCAGACCGAGCGCTCGCTGCAGAATTTCCGGATCTCGACCGAGAAGCAGTCGCCCGAGCTGATCCACGCGCTCGCGATCGTCAAGCGCGCCGCGGCGGCCGTGAACCAGTCGCTCGGCGTGCTGGCCGACGACAAGGCGCGCGCGATCATCGACGCGGCCGACGAGATCATCGCCGGCAAGCATCCGCGCGAATTCCCGCTCGCCGTGTGGCAGACGGGTTCCGGCACGCAGACCAACATGAACCTCAACGAGGTGATCGCGAATCGCGCGAGCGAACTGATGGGCGGCGAGCGCGGCGAAGCGCGCAAGGTTCATCCGAACGACGACGTGAACCGCGGCCAGTCGTCGAACGACGTCTTCCCGACTGCCATGCACGTCGCGGCCGCTTACGCGATCGTCAACCACCTGCTGCCGGCGCTGCGCACGCTGCGCACGACGCTCGATGCGAAGTCGAAGGCGTTCGCCGACATCGTGAAGATCGGCCGCACGCACCTGCAGGACGCGACGCCGCTCACGCTCGGCCAGGAGTTTTCCGGTTACGTCGCGCAACTCGACCAGGGCATCCGTCACGTCGAATCGGCGCTGCCGCACCTGTATGAACTCGCGCTCGGCGGCACGGCGGTCGGCACCGGGCTGAACGCGCATCCGGAGTTCGCGGTGCGCGTCGCCGATGAAATCGGCCGGCTCGCGAAGCTGCCGTTCGTGACGGCGCCGAGCAAGTTCGAGGTAATGGCCGCGGCCGACGCGCTGGTATTCGCGCACGGCGCACTGAAGACGGTTGCAGCCGGCCTGATGAAGATCGCGAACGACGTCCGCTGGCTCGCAAGCGGGCCGCGCTGCGGGCTCGGCGAACTGTCGATTCCGGAGAACGAGCCGGGCAGCTCGATCATGCCGGGCAAGGTGAACCCGACGCAGTCCGAAGCCGTGACGATGCTGTGCTGCCAGGTGTTCGGCAACGACGTCGCGGTCAACGTCGGCGGCGCGAGCGGCAATTTCGAGCTGAACGTGTTCCGGCCGATGATCGCGCACAACGTGCTGCAGTCGGTACGGCTGCTCGCTGACGGCGCGCAGAGCTTCAACGACCACTGCGCGGTGGGCATCGAGCCGAACCGCTCGCGGATCGACCTGCTGCTGAACGAATCGCTGATGCTGGTGACGGCGCTCAATCCGCACATCGGCTACGACAAGTCGGCGCAAATCGCGAAGAAGGCGCACAAGGATGGCACGACGCTGAAGGCGGCCGCGCTCGCGCTCGGCTACCTGACCGAGGCGGAATTCGATGCGTGGGTACGTCCCGAGCAGATGATCGGATCGCAGTAA
- a CDS encoding ArsR/SmtB family transcription factor has protein sequence MTDQDDHHFPGLSRIGSLIADPGRAAMLWVLMDGSARPAGELTMIAGLSPSAASAHLARLTEGGLLALDVRGRHRYYRIASADIAASLEALANVARAAAPHRPVPAPSRTVPAELRYARTCYDHMAGELAVRIFDGLTARGWLLADGNAIETTELGTQALAQWGIDVAQQRTRRRRFACGCLDWSERRSHLGGALGAALLESFCAHGWIERAARPRVLRVTVPGQQVFDGWLTSA, from the coding sequence ATGACCGACCAAGACGACCACCACTTTCCGGGCCTGAGCCGCATCGGCTCGCTGATCGCCGACCCCGGGCGCGCCGCGATGCTGTGGGTGCTGATGGACGGCAGCGCGCGACCGGCGGGCGAGCTGACGATGATCGCGGGGCTGTCGCCGTCCGCCGCAAGCGCCCATCTCGCGCGCTTGACCGAGGGTGGCCTGCTCGCGCTCGACGTGCGCGGCCGGCACCGCTACTACCGGATCGCATCGGCCGACATCGCGGCATCGCTCGAGGCGCTCGCGAACGTCGCCCGCGCAGCCGCGCCGCATCGCCCGGTTCCGGCGCCGTCCCGCACGGTCCCGGCCGAATTGCGCTATGCGCGCACCTGCTACGACCACATGGCCGGCGAACTTGCGGTGCGCATCTTCGACGGGCTCACCGCGCGCGGCTGGCTGCTTGCCGACGGCAATGCGATCGAGACCACCGAGCTCGGCACCCAGGCGCTCGCGCAATGGGGCATCGACGTCGCGCAGCAGCGCACGCGCCGGCGCCGCTTCGCATGCGGCTGCCTCGACTGGAGCGAACGGCGCTCGCATCTCGGCGGCGCGCTCGGAGCGGCGCTGCTCGAGAGCTTCTGCGCGCACGGCTGGATCGAGCGCGCCGCGCGGCCGCGCGTGCTGCGCGTCACCGTGCCCGGACAGCAGGTTTTCGACGGGTGGCTTACGTCCGCTTGA
- a CDS encoding acyl-CoA thioesterase: MSQPSPVPAALDRTETVFRFLAEPSSVNFGGKVHGGALMKWIDEVAYACAAVWSSRYCVTVSVGNIRFQRPIMVGNLVELKARVVATGRTSMHIHVSVHAGDPKGGMLRQTTDCLVVFVAVDENGNPVPVPPFVPETDEQKVLAKYAADVRAALDKIVEMKPEEVAKGAV; the protein is encoded by the coding sequence ATGTCCCAACCGTCCCCCGTACCGGCCGCGCTCGACCGCACCGAAACCGTATTCCGCTTCCTCGCCGAGCCGTCGTCCGTGAACTTCGGCGGCAAGGTGCATGGCGGCGCGCTGATGAAGTGGATCGACGAGGTGGCCTATGCGTGCGCGGCCGTCTGGTCGAGCCGCTATTGCGTGACGGTCAGCGTCGGCAACATCCGTTTCCAGCGTCCGATCATGGTCGGCAATCTGGTCGAGCTGAAGGCGCGCGTCGTCGCGACGGGCCGCACCAGCATGCACATCCACGTGTCCGTGCATGCCGGCGATCCGAAGGGCGGCATGCTGCGCCAGACGACCGATTGCCTCGTCGTGTTCGTCGCAGTCGACGAGAACGGGAACCCGGTGCCGGTGCCGCCGTTCGTGCCCGAGACCGACGAGCAGAAGGTGCTCGCGAAATATGCGGCCGACGTGCGGGCCGCGCTCGACAAGATCGTCGAGATGAAACCGGAAGAGGTCGCGAAGGGCGCGGTCTGA
- a CDS encoding AzlD domain-containing protein yields the protein MSYALLILGMAVITYAIRSTLFLFGERLAFPPLVRTALGFVPVTVLTAIIVPMVVSPHGGTAELTWRNPQLVGALAAVLVSAATRRPLVTIAVGLAVFFFWQGIVLPHWLPA from the coding sequence GTGAGCTACGCGCTGCTGATTCTCGGGATGGCCGTCATCACCTACGCGATCCGCTCGACGCTGTTCCTTTTCGGCGAACGGCTGGCCTTCCCGCCGCTCGTGCGAACCGCACTCGGCTTCGTGCCCGTCACCGTGCTGACCGCGATCATCGTGCCGATGGTCGTTTCGCCGCACGGCGGCACGGCCGAGCTGACCTGGCGCAATCCACAGCTCGTCGGCGCGCTCGCTGCCGTGCTCGTGTCGGCCGCCACCCGCCGCCCGCTCGTGACGATCGCAGTTGGGCTTGCGGTGTTCTTTTTCTGGCAAGGGATCGTGCTGCCCCACTGGCTGCCGGCCTGA
- a CDS encoding DUF4088 family protein, whose protein sequence is MGQITLSLKDDTLESLRKDYDAFVRVSLKLDPQFATPSFEDFLRAKLLDNMVPLTEHAVQRMLQGGQYAWAKRTLDKEFPDVVAILMRQAGEFGFGFASRSEWTPDELAKACRDWAKAIVAEAQAEPSLIDPLASQIKGAAQDIQTLEELMQTPAWRLAESLRQRVYEAKLACEMSVGSTARDKLGELRGLLRLGLAHGSFQKQEAQQIMEYLRLLKPEIFVEEPYDVFARLAAWLRSVFTPAAARPAQGQGQGQSQRRP, encoded by the coding sequence ATGGGCCAGATCACCCTTTCCCTCAAGGACGACACGCTCGAGTCCCTACGCAAGGACTACGACGCTTTCGTCCGCGTGTCGCTGAAACTCGACCCGCAGTTCGCGACGCCGTCGTTCGAGGATTTCCTGCGCGCCAAGCTGCTCGACAACATGGTGCCGCTGACCGAGCACGCGGTGCAGCGAATGCTGCAGGGCGGCCAGTACGCGTGGGCGAAACGCACGCTCGACAAGGAATTTCCGGACGTCGTCGCGATCCTGATGCGACAGGCCGGCGAATTCGGCTTCGGCTTCGCATCGCGCTCCGAATGGACCCCCGACGAACTCGCGAAGGCATGCCGCGACTGGGCGAAAGCGATCGTCGCCGAAGCGCAGGCCGAGCCGTCACTGATCGATCCGCTCGCCTCGCAGATCAAGGGGGCGGCGCAAGACATCCAGACGCTCGAGGAATTGATGCAGACGCCTGCGTGGCGGCTCGCGGAATCGCTGCGACAACGGGTCTACGAGGCCAAGCTCGCATGCGAGATGAGCGTCGGCAGCACCGCGCGCGACAAGCTCGGCGAACTGCGCGGGCTGCTGCGGCTCGGGCTCGCGCACGGCTCGTTCCAGAAGCAGGAAGCGCAGCAGATCATGGAGTACCTGCGGCTGCTGAAGCCGGAAATCTTCGTCGAGGAGCCGTACGACGTCTTCGCCCGCCTCGCCGCGTGGCTGCGCAGCGTATTCACCCCGGCTGCCGCGCGGCCGGCGCAGGGTCAGGGACAAGGGCAAAGCCAACGGCGGCCGTAA
- a CDS encoding AraC family transcriptional regulator has protein sequence MSATRLPDSARYWRTPLLPDADLLTATYRDHAFAPHWHDAYTIPVILEGAERFTYRGSGYVAETGSVPVINPGEVHTGSRAADEGWCYRVSYIPVEFIHELTRAIAGRPQDAPWFAPGVIRDADLAARLTLAHRMMEAGSARALPLQTHGQPAHDPASGERIYDPLAAETATLDALSTLIVRHADALPRPAPLAADEPRVDVMRERLAADLVCPVTLDEVARAAGLSPFHAARLFTRTTGMPPHAWRNQLRLQRALAPLRAGVPVADVAAASGFVDQSHFTRHFKRMFGVPPGHWQAS, from the coding sequence ATGTCCGCCACCCGCCTTCCCGACTCCGCACGCTACTGGCGCACGCCGCTGCTGCCGGACGCGGACCTCCTCACGGCCACCTATCGCGATCACGCTTTCGCCCCCCACTGGCACGACGCGTACACGATCCCCGTGATTCTCGAAGGTGCGGAGCGCTTCACCTATCGCGGCAGCGGCTATGTCGCCGAAACCGGCTCCGTGCCCGTCATCAATCCCGGCGAGGTGCATACGGGGTCGCGCGCGGCCGATGAAGGCTGGTGCTATCGCGTCAGCTACATACCGGTCGAATTCATTCACGAACTCACCCGTGCGATCGCCGGCCGCCCACAGGATGCACCGTGGTTTGCACCCGGCGTGATTCGCGACGCCGATCTTGCGGCCCGGCTCACGCTGGCGCACCGGATGATGGAGGCCGGCAGCGCGCGCGCACTGCCCCTGCAGACGCACGGGCAGCCGGCTCATGATCCGGCGAGCGGCGAGCGCATCTACGATCCGCTCGCCGCCGAAACGGCGACGCTCGACGCGTTGTCGACGCTGATCGTGCGCCATGCCGACGCACTGCCGCGACCGGCTCCGCTCGCAGCGGACGAACCGCGCGTCGACGTGATGCGCGAGCGTCTCGCCGCCGATCTCGTGTGCCCGGTGACGCTCGACGAGGTCGCGCGGGCAGCCGGCCTGTCGCCGTTCCACGCGGCGCGCCTGTTCACCCGCACGACCGGCATGCCGCCGCATGCGTGGCGCAACCAGTTGCGCTTGCAGCGCGCGCTGGCGCCGCTGCGCGCGGGCGTGCCCGTCGCCGACGTCGCGGCGGCCAGCGGCTTCGTCGACCAAAGCCACTTCACACGACATTTCAAACGCATGTTCGGCGTGCCGCCCGGGCACTGGCAGGCGAGCTGA
- a CDS encoding RNA-binding S4 domain-containing protein, which translates to MPNLDFTLTGEYVELHNLLKITGLADSGGTAKLIVASGAVKVDGAVELRKTCKIRAGQVVLLGDTRIAVREA; encoded by the coding sequence ATGCCCAATCTGGATTTCACGCTGACCGGCGAATACGTCGAGCTGCACAACCTTCTCAAGATCACCGGCCTCGCGGACAGCGGCGGCACCGCGAAGCTGATCGTCGCGTCCGGCGCGGTGAAAGTCGACGGCGCGGTCGAGCTGCGCAAGACCTGCAAGATCCGTGCGGGCCAGGTCGTCCTGCTCGGCGACACGCGCATTGCCGTGCGCGAAGCCTAG
- a CDS encoding AzlC family ABC transporter permease, with product MMIGAAPFGVIFGTLVGGGPLAAWHGALMSLAVFAGSAQFIALGLIAGSASFVVVLATTLIVNLRHLLYSATLAPYVAHLPLRWRATLGALMTDEVFAVAYAHYRHFPPGTIGPHYFFGSGLAMYLNWQVWTLAGIGFGAAFPGLQSLGLDFAMAATFIAIVVPQLGTLRYFAAAVTAGTLAYFWQGWPYKLGLLGAVAAGVAVGVALTLRHERTRTGSRTEAAS from the coding sequence ATGATGATCGGCGCCGCCCCGTTCGGCGTGATTTTCGGCACGCTCGTTGGCGGCGGCCCGCTGGCCGCATGGCATGGCGCGCTGATGTCGCTCGCCGTGTTCGCGGGCTCCGCGCAGTTCATCGCGCTCGGCCTGATCGCGGGCAGCGCGAGCTTCGTCGTCGTGCTCGCGACCACGCTGATCGTGAACCTGCGCCACCTGCTGTACAGCGCAACGCTCGCGCCCTATGTCGCACACCTGCCGCTGCGCTGGCGTGCGACGCTCGGCGCGCTGATGACCGACGAGGTGTTCGCGGTCGCCTATGCGCACTACCGGCATTTCCCGCCGGGCACGATCGGCCCCCACTACTTCTTCGGCTCGGGGCTCGCGATGTACCTGAACTGGCAGGTCTGGACACTCGCCGGCATCGGCTTCGGCGCGGCATTTCCCGGTCTGCAGTCGCTCGGTCTCGATTTCGCGATGGCGGCGACCTTCATCGCGATCGTCGTCCCGCAACTCGGCACGCTGCGCTATTTCGCGGCAGCCGTGACAGCCGGCACGCTCGCGTACTTCTGGCAGGGCTGGCCGTACAAGCTCGGGCTGCTTGGCGCGGTCGCCGCCGGCGTCGCGGTCGGCGTCGCGCTCACGCTGCGGCACGAACGCACGCGCACCGGCTCGCGCACGGAGGCTGCATCGTGA